One part of the Raphanus sativus cultivar WK10039 chromosome 7, ASM80110v3, whole genome shotgun sequence genome encodes these proteins:
- the LOC108818520 gene encoding cytosolic sulfotransferase 1-like, protein MDQKEIPRNLRDDNLSEETKTLISQLQSEIDTQGNKLYNYQGCWYYSATLQGILNFQRNFKPQDSDIFIASFPKSGATWLKALTVSLFERSKHPSSYVDHPLLSNNPHALVQSLEANLYLDSQTPDLKKAKLSSPAPRMFSTHMPLLSLQETIKDSPCKIIYLCRDVKDALVSRWYFRCSYLKKEVDRHVLESMFESFCSGVSFYGPFWDHVLSYWRGSLEEPSHVLFMRYEEMKEDPYAQLKRLAEFLGCPFTKEEEESGSMDEILELCSLRRLSDLEVNRTGKTSNDVDYKFFFRKGEVGDSKNHLSPEMESKIDKIVQEKLEGSGLKF, encoded by the coding sequence atggatCAAAAGGAGATTCCAAGAAACTTGAGAGACGACAACCTAAGTGAAGAAACAAAGACTCTCATCTCTCAACTTCAGTCCGAGATAGATACTCAAGGAAACAAGCTCTACAACTACCAAGGATGTTGGTACTACTCTGCCACTCTCCAGGGCATCCTCAATTTCCAGAGAAATTTCAAGCCTCAAGACTCCGATATTTTCATTGCTTCGTTCCCCAAATCAGGCGCAACTTGGCTCAAAGCACTCACGGTTTCCCTCTTCGAGAGATCCAAACACCCTTCTTCTTACGTTGACCATCCTCTGCTATCCAATAATCCACACGCGCTAGTACAGTCCCTAGAAGCGAATCTATATCTCGATAGCCAAACACCGGACTTGAAGAAGGCCAAGTTGTCATCACCGGCTCCGAGGATGTTCTCTACTCACATGCCGTTGCTTTCGCTGCAAGAAACAATCAAGGACTCCCCTTGCAAGATCATCTACCTGTGTAGAGACGTGAAGGACGCATTAGTGTCACGCTGGTATTTCAGGTGCAGCTATCTGAAAAAAGAAGTAGATAGACACGTTCTTGAATCTATGTTCGAGTCGTTTTGCAGCGGAGTTAGCTTTTACGGTCCCTTCTGGGACCATGTTTTGAGCTACTGGAGAGGCAGCTTGGAAGAACCTAGTCATGTTCTTTTCATGAGGTACGAGGAAATGAAAGAAGACCCTTATGCTCAGCTCAAGAGACTTGCAGAGTTCTTAGGCTGTCCTTtcactaaagaagaagaagagagcggATCCATGGACGAGATCTTGGAACTGTGTTCTCTGCGTCGTCTCAGCGACTTGGAGGTCAACAGGACCGGGAAAACGTCAAACGACGTGGATTACAAGTTCTTTTTCCGAAAAGGAGAAGTCGGAGACTCGAAGAATCATCTCTCTCCGGAAATGGAGAGCAAGATCGACAAAATTGTCCAGGAAAAACTTGAAGGTTCGGGCTTGAAGTTTTAA
- the LOC108817496 gene encoding sorting nexin 1, translating to MESNSIDQSQTRNVMQSPRSPSSHPFLSASVTDPVKLGNGVQAYISYRVITKTNLPEYQGPEKIVIRRYSDFVWLRDRLFEKYKGVFIPPLPEKSAVEKFRFSAEFIEMRRAALDVFVNRIASHPELQQSEDLRTFLQADEETMERFRFQETGIFNKKPADFMQMFRDVQSKVSDAVLGKEKPVEETTPEYEKLKHYVFELENHLAEAQKHAYRLVKRHRELGQSLLDFGKAVKLLGACEGEPTGKLFSDLGTKSELVSIKLQKEAQQVLMNFEEPLKDYVRYVQSIKATIGERATAFKQHCELAETTKLKEINLDKLMLTRSDKVGEAEIEYREIKAESEEATIRFERIVKRMNEEIVRFQEQKTEEMGVAFHQFAKGQARLANGIADAWRALLPKLEAASSV from the exons ATGGAGAGCAACAGCATAGATCAGAGTCAGACGAGGAACGTGATGCAGAGCCCTAGATCTCCGTCTTCTCATCCCTTTCTGTCAGCCTCCGTCACCGATCCCGTCAAATTAGGCAATGGCGTCCAAGCTTACATCTCTTACCGAGTCATCACCaag ACGAACTTGCCGGAGTATCAAGGACCGGAGAAGATTGTAATCAGACGGTACAGTGATTTCGTGTGGTTGAGGGATCGGCTGTTTGAGAAATACAAGGGTGTTTTCATTCCTCCTCTCCCTGAGAAGAGTGCTGTTG agaAGTTCCGGTTTAGTGCTGAATTTATCGAAATGAGGCGAGCAGCATTGGATGTATTTGTTAATCGGATAGCATCACACCCTGAGCTCCAGCAGAGTGAGGATCTTAGAACCTTTTTGCAAGCCGATGAAGAG ACAATGGAAAGATTCAGGTTTCAGGAAACTGGCATATTCAATAAGAAGCCTGCAGATTTTATGCAAATGTTCAGG GATGTGCAATCAAAGGTTAGCGATGCTGTCCTAGGAAAAGAAAAACCTGTCGAAGAAACCACTCCTGAATATGAGAAGCTTAAACACTACGTTTTCGAGCTCGAGAACCACTTAGCCGAGGCTCAAAAGCATGCGTATCGCCTCGTCAAGAGGCATAGAG AGTTGGGCCAGTCACTGTTGGATTTTGGCAAGGCTGTTAAACTTCTTGGGGCTTGTGAGGGTGAACCTACAGGAAAACTATTTTCCGATCTTGGAACTAAATCAGAACTGGTATCGATTAAGCTCCAGAAAGAG GCTCAACAAGTCCTGATGAACTTCGAGGAACCTTTGAAGGACTATGTTCGTTATGTGCAATCGATTAAG GCAACCATAGGAGAACGAGCCactgcattcaagcaacattgTGAATTGGCCGAAACAACAAAGCTAAAGGAAATAAACCT TGACAAACTCATGCTCACACGTTCTGACAAAGTAGGAGAAGCTGAGATCGAATACAGAGag ATAAAAGCAGAGAGCGAGGAAGCAACGATAAGATTTGAGAGGATAGTGAAGAGAATGAACGAGGAGATAGTGAGGTTCCAAGAACAGAAGACGGAAGAGATGGGAGTAGCGTTCCATCAGTTCGCCAAAGGACAAGCTCGCTTAGCAAACGGTATTGCTGATGCCTGGAGAGCTCTTCTTCCCAAACTCGAAGCTGCTTCTTCTGTTTGA
- the LOC108833093 gene encoding 40S ribosomal protein S14-2 has protein sequence MSRRKTREPKEETVTLGPAVRDGEQVFGVVHIFASFNDTFIHVTDLSGRETLVRITGGMKVKADRDESSPYAAMLAAQDVAQRCKV, from the exons ATG tCGAGGAGAAAGACAAGAGAACCCAAGGAGGAAACAGTGACTCTAGGACCAGCTGTGCGTGATGGTGAGCAAGTCTTTGGAGTTGTTCATATCTTTGCTTCCTTCAATGACACCTTCATC CATGTGACTGATCTGTCTGGAAGGGAAACTCTCGTTCGTATCACTG GTGGAATGAAAGTGAAGGCTGATCGTGATGAGTCCTCTCCTTATGCTGCTATGCTTGCTGCTCAAGATGTTGCTCAAAGATGCAAG GTTTGa
- the LOC108818519 gene encoding uncharacterized protein LOC108818519 yields the protein MESLAQLEALCERLYNSQDTAERAHAENSLRCFSVNKDYIPQCQYILDNSSQPYSLMLASSSLLKQVTDHTLPLNLRLDIRAYIVNYLATRGPEMQPFVIASLIQLLCRLTKFGWLEGDKFRDVVTESTNFLEQGSSDHYAIGLRILDQLVQEMNQPNPRLPSTCHRRVVCNFRDQSLFQIFRIALTSLSYLKSNAVGRLQELALSLALRCVSFDFVGTSIDESTEEVGTVQIPTTWRSVLEDPSTLQIFFDYYGSTDSPLSKEALECLVRLASVRRSMFTDDGTRSKFLAHLMIGTKEILQTGKGLADHDNYHVFCRLLGRFRMNYQLSELVKMDGYGDWIQLVAEFTLKSLQSWQWASSSVYYLLGLWSKLVASVSYLKGDSPSLLDEFAPKITEGFIISRFDSVQASIPDDPTEHPLDKVEVLQDGLDCFPYLCRFQYERTGMYIINTMEPLLQSYTERGKLQFADKSELALIEAKLAWVVHIVAAIVKIKQCSGCSVETQEVLDAELSFRVLRLVNVMDSGLHRHRYGEISKQRLDRAVLTFFQNFRKSYVGDQAMHSSKQLYARLKDLLGLDDHLMLLNVIVDKIATNLKCYTQSEEVIGHTLSLFHELASGYMTGKLLLKLDTVNFIMSNHTREQFPFLEEYRCSRSRTTFYYTIGWLIFMEDSLIKFKKSMEPLTQVFRTLESTPDSMFRTDAVKFALIGLMRDLRGISMAGSSKRSYGLLFDWLYPAHMPLLLRGISKWFDTPEVTTPLLKFVAEFVHNKTQRVTFDPSSPNGILLFREVSKLIVAYGSRILSLPNVADIYAFKYKGIWVSLTILSRALSGNYCNFGVFELYGDRALADALDIALKLTLAIPLADILAYRKLTKAYFGFVEVLCGSHINFILTLDTATFMHLVGSLESGLKGLDTSISSQCAIAVDNLATYYFNNITMGEAPSSPASIRFVQHIADCPSLFPEILKTLFEIVLFEDCGNQWSLSRPILSLILISEQLLSDLKAKILSLQPVDQHQRLSACFDCLMTDISRGLDPQNREKFSQNLNRFRLEFRVK from the exons ATGGAGAGCTTGGCGCAACTTGAGGCATTATGCGAGAGATTATACAACTCACAGGACACAGCTGAGAGGGCTCACGCTGAAAACAGTCTGAGATGCTTTTCCGTGAATAAGGATTATATACCGCAATGTCAATACATTCTCGACAATTCATCACAACCTTATTCCTTAATGCTCGCCAGCTCGAGTTTGTTGAAGCAAGTGACGGATCATACCCTTCCGCTGAATCTTCGCCTTGATATCA GAGCTTATATAGTGAACTACCTGGCTACAAGAGGACCGGAGATGCAACCATTTGTTATTGCTTCGCTCATTCAACTGCTTTGCCGGCTCACAAAGTTTGGATGGTTAGAAGGTGATAAATTCAGGGATGTGGTTACGGAATCAACAAACTTCTTGGAACAG GGTTCCTCGGATCACTATGCtattggtttaagaattttGGATCAACTTGTGCAGGAGATGAATCAG CCTAATCCAAGACTGCCTTCTACATGTCATCGGAGGGTTGTATGCAACTTCAGGGATCAATCCTTATTTCAAATATTCCGAATAGCTTTAACTTCATTAAGCTATCTGAAAAGCAATG CTGTCGGACGTTTACAAGAATTGGCACTTTCCCTTGCGCTGAGGTGTGTATCTTTTGATTTTGTTGGAACTTCAATTGATGAAAGCACAGAAGAGGTTGGTACAGTTCAG ATTCCAACGACCTGGAGGTCAGTATTGGAGGATCCCTCCACGCTGCAGATATTTTTCGATTACTATGGTAGTACAGACTCACCTCTTTCGAAAGAG GCACTTGAGTGCCTGGTGCGATTGGCGTCGGTAAGACGCTCTATGTTCACGGATGATGGTACCCGCTCTAAATTTTTAGCCCATTTGATGATAGGAACCAAAGAAATTCTTCAAACAGGAAAAG GTCTTGCTGATCATGATAACTACCATGTGTTCTGCCGTCTACTTGGGCGTTTTAGGATGAATTATCAG CTTTCAGAGCTTGTGAAGATGGACGGGTACGGTGACTGGATACAGTTGGTGGCAGAGTTTACACTAAAATCTCTCCAGTCGTGGCAG tGGGCCAGCAGCAGCGTGTACTACCTCCTTGGATTGTGGTCCAAATTAGTAGCATCTGTCTCATATTTGAAGGGTGATTCACCAAGTCTACTCGATGAATTTGCACCTAAAATTACAGAGGGTTTTATCATCTCCAGATTCGATTCTGTGCAG GCTAGTATCCCCGATGATCCTACTGAGCATCCTTTGGATAAAGTTGAAGTTCTGCAGGATGGGCTGGATTGCTTTCCGTACCTATGCAGATTTCAG TATGAAAGAACTGGCATGTATATAATAAACACAATGGAGCCGCTTCTGCAGTCATATACG GAAAGAGGGAAACTTCAGTTTGCTGACAAATCTGAACTGGCACTTATTGAAGCAAAACTGGCATGGGTTGTTCATATTGTTGCTGCTATTGTTAAAATCAAGCAGTGCAGCGGCTGTAG TGTGGAGACGCAAGAGGTGCTTGATGCCGAACTCTCTTTTCGTGTTTTGCGGCTAGTAAATGTCATGGACAGTGGACTACACAGACAT CGATATGGTGAAATAAGTAAACAAAGGCTTGATCGTGCGGTACTTACATTCTTCCAGAATTTCCGAAAATCTTACGTTGGTGATCAGGCCATGCATTCATCAAAA CAATTGTATGCCAGATTGAAAGACCTCCTTGGGCTCGATGATCATCTTATGCTGTTGAACGTTATTGTTGACAAGATTGCTACAAACTTAAAATGTTATACGCAG AGTGAAGAAGTCATTGGTCACACGTTGAGTTTGTTTCATGAGTTGGCATCTGG ATATATGACCGGGAAGCTGCTTTTGAAGCTGGACACGGTGAACTTTATTATGTCTAATCACACT AGAGAGCAGTTTCCTTTCTTAGAAGAGTATAGATGCTCTCGCAGCAGAACAACGTTTTACTACACTATTGGCTGGCTGATATTCATGGAGGATAGCTTAATAAAGTTCAAGAAGTCGATGGAACCACTTACGCAG GTTTTCCGCACCCTGGAATCAACACCAGATTCGATGTTTCGCACTGATGCTGTGAAGTTTGCTCTGATCGGATTGATGAGGGATTTGAGAGGAATTTCAATGGCTGGTAGCAG CAAGAGAAGTTATGGTCTTTTGTTTGACTGGCTTTATCCTGCACACATGCCACTTCTTTTGAGAGGGATCTCAAAATGGTTCGACACACCAGAG GTTACGACCCCGTTGTTGAAGTTCGTGGCTGAGTTTGTTCATAACAAAACCCAGCGCGTTACATTCGACCCTTCTTCTCCAAATGGCATCCTGCTTTTCCGGGAAGTCAGTAAACTGATTGTGGCTTATGGTTCAAGGATCCTGTCCCTTCCAAATGTTGCGGATATATATGCCTTCAAATACAAGGGGATCTGGGTTTCACTGACAATTCTGTCAAGAG CGCTTTCGGGAAATTATTGCAACTTCGGCGTGTTTGAACTCTATGGCGATCGAGCTCTTGCGGATGCACTTGATATCGCATTGAAGTTGACCTTAGCAATTCCCTTGGCAGATATATTAGCATACCGCAAG CTTACAAAGGCATACTTTGGATTCGTCGAAGTCTTGTGTGGCAGTCATATTAACTTCATATTGACACTGGATACAGCCACGTTTATGCATCTCGTAGGTTCCCTTGAATCTGGACTCAAGGGGTTGGACACAAGTATTTCATCACAG TGTGCAATAGCTGTAGACAACCTTGCTACATATTATTTCAACAACATCACAATGGGTGAGGCACCTTCTTCTCCCGCTTCTATTCGTTTTGTGCAGCACATTGCAGACTGCCCTAGTTTGTTTCCAGAG ATATTGAAGACGCTGTTTGAAATAGTATTGTTCGAGGATTGTGGCAATCAGTGGAGTCTCAGCAGGCCAATACTAAGCTTGATTCTTATAAGTGAGCAG CTCCTGTCTGATCTGAAAGCTAAGATCCTCTCGTTACAG CCAGTGGATCAACACCAGCGTCTCTCTGCATGCTTTGACTGTCTTATGACAGACATATCGCGGGGATTAGATCCGCAGAACAGAGAGAAGTTCAGTCAGAACTTGAATCGTTTCAGACTTGAGTTCCGCGTTAAATAG
- the LOC108833094 gene encoding cytosolic sulfotransferase 1-like, giving the protein MAEKELPMLLRDDNLSEETKKLISSLPTDKDAQGKLCKYQGCWYYYNTLQAVINFQENFQPQDTDIILASFPKAGTTWLKALSVALLERSKHDHDDPLNHPLLSDNPHGIVPFLEFDMYLKGSTPDQTKFPLSSPRLFSTHMPLHTIKENLKDSPCKIVYLCRNAKDALISRWFYRCKYQNKDAARSILESMFESFCSGVGFYGPIWDHALSYWKGSLENPKNVLFMRYEELKTEPSAQLKRLAEFLGCPFTEEEEENGLVEKILELCSLDNLSGLEVNKTGKTWTNVDYKSYFRKGEVGDWKNYLTPEMETKIDMIIDEKLKGSGLTF; this is encoded by the coding sequence ATGGCTGAGAAGGAGCTTCCTATGCTCTTGAGAGACGACAACCTAAgtgaagaaacaaagaaactgATCTCTTCACTTCCTACAGACAAAGATGCACAAGGGAAGCTGTGCAAGTACCAAGGATGTTGGTATTACTACAACACTCTCCAAGCTGTCATCAACTTCCAGGAGAATTTTCAGCCGCAAGACACTGATATTATTCTCGCTTCCTTCCCAAAAGCCGGCACAACTTGGCTCAAGGCGCTCTCTGTTGCCCTCTTAGAGAGATCAAAacatgatcacgatgatcctcTCAATCATCCATTGCTTTCCGATAACCCTCATGGCATAGTACCATTCTTGGAGTTCGATATGTATCTCAAAGGCTCAACACCGGACCAAACCAAGTTCCCGTTATCATCTCCGAGACTGTTTTCAACTCACATGCCTTTGCACACCATAAAAGAAAACCTCAAAGATTCTCCTTGCAAGATTGTGTACTTGTGCAGGAACGCAAAGGACGCGTTGATATCGCGTTGGTTTTATAGGTGCAAGTACCAAAACAAGGATGCGGCTAGAAGCATTCTCGAGTCCATGTTCGAGTCGTTTTGCAGCGGGGTTGGCTTCTATGGTCCCATTTGGGATCATGCCCTCAGCTATTGGAAAGGAAGCTTGGAGAATCCCAAGAATGTACTCTTCATGAGGTACGAGGAACTGAAAACGGAGCcttctgctcagctgaagaggCTTGCTGAGTTCTTGGGATGTCCTTTCaccgaggaagaagaagagaacggATTGGTTGAAAAGATATTGGAACTATGCTCTCTTGATAACTTGAGTGGTTTGGAGGTCAACAAAACCGGTAAAACATGGACGAACGTGGATTACAAAAGCTATTTTCGCAAGGGAGAAGTTGGTGACTGGAAAAATTATCTAACTCCTGAAATGGAGACCAAAATCGACATGATCATTGATGAGAAATTAAAAGGCTCGGGTTTGACTTTCTag